One window of Nitrososphaerota archaeon genomic DNA carries:
- a CDS encoding molybdopterin molybdotransferase MoeA: MRGETIPLDESLHRVLASDLTSNTDIPSADRSAMDGYAVTAEDTFGASETNPAELRITGRVRIGETPNIKVGRGEAAAVATGSYLPRGGVDAVVMVEYTRVSGNRLQVVKPVVPGQNVAKRGEDVKKGQIVVRRGTRIRPQDIGIIAALGVAEVPVVMRPRVAVISTGDELIDPGEEKTEGKIYDINRHIIKAALLEAGGEPFDLGIVRDDAEDIKERLKRALSSADVVLISAGTSVGERDLVPGILATLGEPGMLVHGISLRPGYPTGLAVVDGKPVVSLPGYPVSNAFAFRVIVRPLLARFLGTDVDVEPTVLAKMARRVAAPGGLRTFVRVRLVEAGAGEGVRLVAEPIMASGAGVISSLTQADGLLIIPEDSEGVDEGEEVEVVLLRPLKVRRNRAR, from the coding sequence ATGAGAGGAGAAACCATTCCTCTTGACGAGTCCTTACACCGAGTTCTGGCTTCAGACCTCACCTCGAACACCGATATCCCGTCAGCGGACAGATCCGCGATGGATGGCTACGCAGTCACAGCTGAAGACACCTTCGGCGCATCGGAAACCAACCCTGCTGAACTCAGAATCACTGGTAGAGTAAGAATTGGTGAAACCCCGAACATCAAGGTTGGTCGGGGAGAAGCCGCAGCGGTTGCGACCGGATCGTATCTGCCTAGAGGAGGTGTGGATGCGGTTGTTATGGTTGAGTATACTCGAGTGTCCGGGAACCGTTTGCAGGTTGTGAAGCCGGTGGTGCCGGGTCAAAACGTTGCGAAGAGAGGTGAAGATGTGAAAAAGGGACAGATAGTTGTTCGGAGAGGCACTAGGATTAGACCACAGGATATTGGCATTATTGCGGCGCTGGGCGTAGCCGAGGTTCCTGTCGTAATGAGACCACGAGTTGCTGTAATCTCCACGGGGGATGAGCTAATTGATCCCGGAGAGGAGAAAACGGAGGGCAAGATTTACGATATTAATCGTCACATCATCAAGGCTGCGTTGCTTGAGGCTGGTGGAGAACCGTTTGACCTCGGGATTGTCAGAGATGATGCTGAAGACATTAAGGAGCGGCTGAAGCGGGCTCTATCCTCAGCAGATGTTGTTCTCATCTCGGCAGGGACTTCCGTGGGTGAGCGGGATTTAGTGCCCGGTATTTTGGCTACTCTCGGTGAGCCAGGGATGCTTGTTCACGGTATCTCTCTGCGCCCAGGGTATCCGACTGGGCTTGCTGTTGTTGATGGGAAACCGGTTGTTTCGCTTCCGGGTTACCCAGTTTCTAATGCTTTTGCGTTCCGGGTTATTGTTAGGCCTTTGCTCGCCCGTTTCTTGGGTACTGATGTGGATGTTGAGCCGACGGTTCTGGCCAAGATGGCTAGGCGGGTGGCTGCTCCGGGTGGGTTGAGAACTTTTGTTCGCGTAAGGCTTGTGGAAGCTGGTGCGGGCGAGGGGGTGAGGCTGGTTGCTGAGCCGATTATGGCGTCTGGCGCAGGAGTTATATCGAGTTTGACGCAGGCTGATGGCTTGCTGATTATTCCTGAGGACAGTGAAGGCGTGGATGAGGGTGAGGAAGTTGAGGTTGTGCTGCTCCGCCCGTTGAAGGTAAGGCGAAACAGGGCTAGGTGA